The following are encoded together in the Pelagicoccus enzymogenes genome:
- a CDS encoding tetratricopeptide repeat protein: protein MPQAKQASRTLFHKLEPHLWWVSLVLASALLITATSRRIERVEALSSYPTWSTPAPATDATSPTGLEGGQRSLIVTGHHNPSFAWITEAQQAAEKGLWKIRYIDYDSAPDGRTTSRTSPYRWWLISIGWIHALASDVPLGYAIERASLYADPILLALLLVVGALYCRRYLSSTASAGYSIACVSIYPLSANFQGGAPDHHSLAWTLAMASLLPLFASLGSARNKRSHSLLAGGAGALALWNDAASQFPILLAILVGGIAFELLRKSASPASERQSHWRAWSFAGAALTLAASLFEFGLSSFTNSLESISPIHAITILGIGEWLHAANARGKNGLKGFDKKCLPGIALGAIALLAWPIAGFLTDSATLFAGDFYARQLANHPAGGIDPHLGAWLGQASGTAKLACLMPALALPLLFLSRIFSAKCDADAKARFAFGLVPLLLSIALGIFQLRWWNLFDIVAIIALVLLVHEASKDKQLARLAALLLFIPGLIVGFPQKVDTTSSLELSPTETQLIIQKDFAYWLNKRSGGEPITLFSSPLLSATAAYYGGFRTIASTDDENEQGKQTAIRIASAGSAQETSILLNASGITHIALPLWDPMLNHFVRIGLKVPSGQELPPNAFAVALRDWEVPVWLRTLNYQTPHAAPFKDYRISSFALGPEQSPELGLSRLADIFVENGQLWEAKSIRGALLNYPRDLNALGAIANIDHALGDPQQLEESLEKLIPYLSRRSARDLPADRRINLASLFVRTQRIELAKKQLQACLDDLDTETLRLLTPTATASLLFLSKSLGIPFPDPKLKAQALELIAPSLRSELAK from the coding sequence ATGCCTCAAGCCAAACAAGCTTCCCGCACCCTTTTCCACAAACTTGAACCCCATCTATGGTGGGTCTCCCTAGTCCTCGCATCCGCGCTCCTCATCACAGCGACCTCGCGGCGTATCGAGCGCGTTGAAGCACTGAGCAGCTATCCCACTTGGTCCACCCCAGCGCCCGCAACCGACGCCACCAGTCCCACCGGATTGGAGGGCGGACAGCGCTCGCTCATTGTCACCGGCCACCACAATCCGAGCTTCGCATGGATAACGGAAGCGCAGCAGGCTGCCGAAAAGGGCCTATGGAAAATTCGCTATATCGACTACGACTCCGCCCCGGACGGCAGAACGACTTCGCGAACCTCGCCGTACCGCTGGTGGTTGATCTCGATTGGCTGGATCCACGCTTTGGCGAGCGACGTTCCGCTTGGCTACGCGATCGAGCGGGCCAGCCTCTACGCGGATCCGATCCTGCTCGCCCTCCTTCTCGTCGTCGGAGCTCTCTATTGCCGACGCTACCTCTCGTCAACGGCCTCGGCAGGCTACTCGATCGCTTGCGTATCCATTTATCCACTATCGGCAAACTTCCAGGGCGGAGCACCAGACCACCACTCCCTAGCCTGGACCTTGGCAATGGCTAGCCTTCTCCCCCTTTTCGCCAGCCTTGGCTCCGCTCGCAACAAACGGTCCCACTCCCTCCTAGCGGGCGGCGCCGGAGCCCTTGCCCTCTGGAACGATGCAGCCAGCCAGTTTCCCATTCTCCTCGCCATCCTCGTGGGAGGCATCGCCTTCGAACTGCTCCGCAAATCCGCCTCCCCCGCGAGCGAAAGGCAATCCCACTGGCGAGCGTGGTCCTTCGCAGGCGCCGCCCTCACCCTGGCCGCTTCCCTCTTCGAGTTCGGCCTCTCCTCCTTCACGAATTCGCTTGAATCCATAAGCCCGATACACGCCATCACAATCCTCGGAATTGGAGAATGGCTCCATGCGGCCAATGCCCGGGGCAAGAACGGACTCAAAGGCTTCGACAAAAAGTGTCTTCCCGGTATCGCCCTTGGCGCGATCGCCCTGCTTGCTTGGCCGATTGCCGGGTTCCTTACCGATTCCGCCACGCTTTTCGCTGGCGATTTCTACGCGCGGCAACTGGCAAACCATCCGGCCGGGGGGATCGATCCTCACCTCGGAGCCTGGCTAGGACAAGCGTCCGGCACTGCGAAGCTCGCCTGCCTGATGCCTGCTTTAGCCCTTCCTCTCCTTTTCCTTTCCCGCATCTTCTCTGCAAAATGCGACGCAGACGCCAAAGCCCGCTTCGCCTTCGGCCTCGTCCCGCTCCTGCTAAGCATCGCTCTCGGCATCTTTCAACTACGCTGGTGGAACCTCTTCGACATCGTTGCCATTATCGCTCTCGTCTTGCTCGTTCACGAAGCCAGCAAGGACAAGCAGTTGGCAAGATTAGCCGCTTTGCTCCTCTTCATCCCGGGATTGATCGTGGGCTTTCCCCAAAAAGTCGATACAACCTCAAGCCTGGAACTGTCACCGACCGAAACCCAGCTCATCATCCAAAAGGACTTCGCCTACTGGCTCAACAAACGCTCAGGCGGAGAACCCATCACGCTCTTCTCCTCGCCCTTGCTCTCGGCCACGGCTGCCTACTACGGCGGATTCCGTACGATCGCCTCTACCGACGACGAAAACGAACAGGGCAAGCAAACCGCCATCCGCATCGCGAGCGCCGGATCCGCCCAAGAGACCAGCATCCTGCTCAACGCCTCGGGAATCACCCATATCGCCCTCCCGCTTTGGGATCCGATGCTAAACCACTTCGTCCGCATCGGCCTGAAAGTTCCCTCCGGACAGGAGCTTCCTCCCAACGCCTTCGCCGTGGCCCTGCGGGACTGGGAAGTTCCCGTCTGGCTTCGCACCCTCAACTACCAAACGCCCCACGCCGCCCCTTTTAAGGACTACCGCATCAGCAGCTTCGCCCTCGGCCCCGAACAATCCCCCGAGCTTGGCCTCAGTCGGCTGGCCGACATCTTCGTCGAAAACGGGCAGCTGTGGGAGGCTAAATCCATTCGCGGAGCTCTCCTCAACTACCCTCGAGACCTCAACGCCCTCGGTGCCATCGCCAACATCGACCATGCACTCGGCGATCCCCAACAGCTGGAGGAATCCTTGGAAAAGCTGATCCCTTACCTCTCCCGTAGATCCGCCCGCGATCTTCCCGCCGATCGCCGAATCAATCTCGCCTCCCTCTTCGTCCGCACCCAACGCATCGAACTCGCGAAAAAGCAACTTCAGGCCTGTCTCGATGATTTGGATACAGAAACGCTGCGACTGCTCACTCCGACCGCGACCGCGAGTTTGCTCTTCCTTTCAAAGTCCCTCGGAATCCCCTTCCCCGACCCGAAGCTGAAGGCGCAGGCGCTTGAGCTCATCGCTCCCAGCCTTCGATCGGAACTGGCGAAGTAA
- a CDS encoding sialate O-acetylesterase: MNAKRSFSLAALAFSLSCCVGGFAAVRLPKVLSDGMVLQRGEEARIWGWADASERVTVTFRGKAFEAIADERGEWAVGIEPRAAGGPFELQVEGENRIVLQDVLVGDLWLTSGQSNMELTMERVKERFPEEVSAANNDRIRYFKVPTSYDFKQERNDVQSGSWIKAEPDSILDFSAVGYFFAREIEREKGVPIGIVNSSVGGSRIQCWFSEAMLEAYPEELAEAKRWRDDALIERTESSNAAIYSDWDRAAREKDQGLRGETPWYDPDVADRDWPSMTLPTFWDEGGLEPMNGVVWFRKSFEVPAGMAGKSGMLYLGTIVDADETYLNGVKVGATTYQYPPRRYEVPAGLLKEGENVIAIRAFSHSGRGSFTRDKPFDLVVDDATIDLRGDWKYKVGAVLYERPGTVFIRWKPMGLYNAMIAPLVPLDLKGVLWYQGESNAWTPDNYQELLNQLVGGWREQWGRADLPFVWAQLPNFMESREEPGESAWARLREQQRLALELEHTGMAVTIDAGEWNDIHPLDKETVGKRLALEARRVAYGETELVSSGPLIDSAERRGRQVALSFRNVGGGLRANGGELMEFAIAGGDGNFVWADARIAGDEIMVWSDAVPEPTRVRYAWADNPEHANLYNAEGLPASPFEIEVE; this comes from the coding sequence ATGAATGCGAAACGAAGCTTTTCGTTGGCGGCATTGGCCTTCTCTCTCTCCTGCTGCGTCGGCGGCTTCGCTGCGGTACGGCTTCCGAAGGTACTCAGCGACGGCATGGTTTTGCAACGCGGGGAAGAGGCTCGTATCTGGGGTTGGGCGGACGCATCGGAGCGAGTGACCGTGACCTTTCGCGGCAAGGCGTTCGAAGCGATTGCTGACGAACGAGGCGAGTGGGCGGTGGGCATCGAACCGCGAGCTGCGGGGGGACCCTTCGAGCTGCAGGTGGAGGGAGAGAACCGAATCGTGTTGCAGGATGTGCTGGTGGGCGACCTATGGTTGACCTCCGGCCAGTCCAACATGGAGCTGACCATGGAGCGGGTTAAGGAGCGGTTCCCTGAGGAAGTGTCTGCGGCGAATAACGATCGGATCCGCTACTTCAAGGTGCCTACCAGCTACGATTTCAAGCAGGAGCGAAACGACGTGCAGTCGGGCTCTTGGATCAAGGCGGAGCCGGACTCTATTCTCGATTTCAGCGCGGTTGGATACTTCTTCGCCAGGGAGATCGAACGCGAAAAGGGGGTGCCGATCGGGATCGTGAATTCAAGCGTAGGCGGTTCTCGGATACAGTGCTGGTTTAGCGAAGCGATGCTGGAGGCGTATCCAGAAGAGTTGGCGGAGGCAAAGCGATGGCGCGACGACGCTTTGATCGAACGTACGGAATCTTCGAATGCCGCCATCTACAGTGATTGGGATCGGGCGGCGCGGGAGAAGGATCAGGGATTGCGCGGCGAGACGCCTTGGTACGATCCGGACGTTGCGGACCGCGATTGGCCGAGCATGACGCTGCCCACGTTTTGGGACGAAGGTGGACTGGAGCCGATGAATGGCGTGGTTTGGTTCCGTAAGTCTTTCGAGGTTCCGGCCGGGATGGCTGGGAAGTCCGGTATGTTGTACTTGGGTACTATCGTGGATGCCGATGAAACCTACCTCAATGGAGTTAAGGTCGGGGCGACGACTTACCAGTATCCACCCCGCAGATACGAGGTGCCGGCCGGATTGCTGAAGGAAGGGGAGAATGTAATTGCGATCCGAGCCTTCAGTCATTCGGGAAGAGGCTCTTTCACGAGAGACAAGCCCTTCGACTTGGTGGTGGACGATGCAACGATCGATTTGCGCGGAGACTGGAAGTACAAAGTAGGAGCGGTTTTGTACGAGCGTCCCGGTACGGTTTTTATCCGCTGGAAACCAATGGGCTTGTACAACGCGATGATTGCCCCGCTAGTGCCGCTCGATTTGAAGGGCGTGCTTTGGTACCAAGGGGAGTCGAACGCTTGGACGCCTGACAACTATCAGGAATTGTTGAACCAATTGGTTGGGGGGTGGCGCGAGCAGTGGGGGCGGGCGGACTTGCCTTTTGTCTGGGCCCAACTGCCGAACTTCATGGAATCGAGGGAGGAACCGGGCGAGAGCGCGTGGGCGCGTTTGAGGGAGCAGCAGCGCTTGGCCTTGGAGCTCGAACATACGGGCATGGCGGTGACGATCGACGCAGGCGAGTGGAACGATATTCACCCTTTGGATAAGGAAACTGTGGGGAAGCGGCTCGCTTTGGAAGCGCGTCGCGTTGCTTACGGAGAAACGGAGCTGGTGAGCTCGGGGCCTTTGATCGATTCCGCGGAAAGGCGTGGCCGTCAGGTGGCGTTGAGCTTCCGGAATGTGGGAGGCGGCTTGCGGGCGAACGGCGGGGAGCTGATGGAATTTGCGATCGCCGGTGGAGACGGGAATTTCGTTTGGGCGGATGCTCGGATCGCAGGGGACGAGATTATGGTGTGGAGCGATGCGGTGCCGGAGCCTACACGGGTGCGCTACGCATGGGCGGACAATCCGGAACATGCCAATCTCTATAACGCGGAAGGTCTGCCGGCTTCGCCGTTCGAGATTGAAGTCGAGTAG
- the galB gene encoding beta-galactosidase GalB — translation MKRYALSTLLAMIASASLASSLVARTEGAISSRERISINDEWRFMKYASAEQADRLIYDVRPEVTDGEDGKAADAKPTAAVEVEAKEPVLKDWILPTANDFIKNPSDRHQRPEGNPGSDFPFVQEDFDDSTWERVTLPHDWAIEGPFMEGWDAPVGGGMGRLPSPGVAWYRRALDIPEADQARSIFLDIDGAMSYAMVWCNGHLVGGWPYGYASWRVDLSPYLNFGGANQIAIRVDNPPFSSRWYPGGGLYRNVWLTKTPKVHVAQWGTYVTTPEVSEKAATVSLEVTVDNDGDSAASVVVSTDIFRADENGKAKGRKIASLKALEGELEAGASATFADSVVIKNPKLWGPYPNQEPHLHVAVTKVRAADGSVDTYETTFGIRDLRFDGEKGLFVNGERIYLQGANQHHDLGALGAAFNVRAAERQLEILREMGCNAIRIAHNPPAVELLELTDRMGFLVIDEIFDCWARKKTPLDFHLIFPEWHEPDLRAFIRRDRNYPSVIMWSIGNEVGEQYTEEAGSALAQRLHDMAKEEDPTRPTAASFNFAKPHMPITAVMDTVSLNYQGEGIRNAPAYAHLKGINTPPLYPKFHDAYPNKMIISSENAAAVSSRGEYLFPVADGISAPVADGAGGDPVSAHVSSYELYTAPFGSSADKVLGSLERHPYVGGGFIWSGWDYLGEPTPYYSARSSYFGVIDLAGFKKDRFYLYQAHWRPDYPMAHILPHWNWEGREGEVTPVHVFTSGDEAELFLNGKSLGRKVKGEFEYRLRWDELAYEPGILEVVAYKEGKQWARAAVETTGAASALELKADRAKIKADGKDLSFVTVRILDDAGRFVRNAKTPLTFELDGPGEIVATDNGDPTSLVSFKSLEREAFNGLCLVIVKGKPGEAGDLTLRVSGNGVASAMASIVTTK, via the coding sequence ATGAAAAGATATGCCCTTTCAACCTTGCTGGCGATGATCGCCTCGGCTTCCCTCGCAAGCTCCCTGGTGGCCCGAACCGAGGGAGCCATCTCTTCTCGCGAACGAATTTCGATCAACGACGAGTGGCGCTTCATGAAATACGCGTCGGCCGAGCAGGCTGATCGACTCATCTACGATGTGCGTCCGGAGGTGACGGATGGCGAGGACGGAAAGGCTGCCGACGCGAAGCCGACCGCCGCGGTAGAGGTAGAGGCGAAGGAGCCTGTGCTTAAAGATTGGATACTGCCAACAGCGAACGACTTCATAAAAAATCCATCCGATCGGCACCAGCGACCGGAAGGCAATCCAGGAAGCGACTTCCCGTTCGTGCAGGAAGATTTCGACGATAGCACTTGGGAGCGGGTGACCTTGCCGCACGACTGGGCGATCGAGGGTCCGTTCATGGAAGGCTGGGACGCTCCGGTGGGAGGGGGCATGGGGCGCCTACCAAGTCCGGGCGTTGCTTGGTACCGGCGGGCCCTGGATATCCCAGAGGCCGATCAGGCTCGGTCCATCTTTCTCGATATCGATGGAGCGATGTCGTATGCGATGGTTTGGTGCAACGGGCATTTGGTGGGCGGCTGGCCCTACGGATACGCGTCGTGGCGAGTGGACTTGAGCCCGTATTTGAATTTTGGAGGCGCGAACCAAATTGCGATTCGGGTGGACAACCCTCCCTTTTCCTCTCGTTGGTATCCGGGAGGAGGCCTCTATCGCAACGTCTGGCTGACCAAGACTCCCAAAGTGCACGTTGCCCAATGGGGGACTTACGTGACCACGCCGGAAGTTTCTGAAAAGGCGGCGACGGTTTCCCTAGAGGTTACGGTGGATAACGACGGCGACAGCGCCGCGAGCGTTGTGGTGAGCACTGACATTTTCCGGGCTGACGAAAACGGGAAGGCGAAAGGACGGAAGATCGCGTCCCTCAAAGCTCTTGAAGGCGAACTCGAGGCGGGAGCGAGCGCCACCTTTGCGGATTCGGTCGTGATCAAGAACCCCAAGCTCTGGGGGCCGTATCCGAATCAAGAACCGCATCTGCACGTGGCGGTCACGAAAGTGCGCGCGGCCGACGGGAGCGTTGACACCTACGAGACTACCTTTGGCATTCGCGACTTGCGCTTCGACGGCGAGAAGGGGTTGTTCGTAAATGGCGAGCGCATTTACCTGCAGGGGGCGAACCAGCATCACGACTTGGGAGCCTTGGGTGCGGCCTTCAATGTGCGAGCGGCGGAGCGTCAGCTCGAGATCTTGCGGGAGATGGGCTGCAACGCGATTCGCATTGCCCACAATCCGCCAGCGGTCGAATTGCTCGAGCTGACCGACCGTATGGGCTTTTTGGTAATCGACGAAATTTTCGACTGCTGGGCCCGCAAAAAGACTCCGCTCGATTTTCACCTGATTTTTCCGGAGTGGCACGAGCCGGACCTGCGGGCTTTCATTCGACGGGATCGCAATTATCCGTCGGTGATCATGTGGAGCATCGGCAACGAAGTCGGCGAACAGTATACGGAGGAAGCCGGCTCCGCCTTGGCCCAACGCTTGCACGATATGGCGAAGGAAGAAGACCCGACCCGTCCGACCGCGGCTTCATTCAACTTTGCCAAGCCGCACATGCCGATCACCGCGGTAATGGACACCGTCAGCTTAAACTACCAAGGGGAGGGAATTCGCAACGCTCCTGCCTATGCTCACTTGAAAGGAATCAACACGCCGCCCTTGTATCCAAAGTTTCACGACGCGTATCCGAACAAAATGATCATCAGCAGCGAAAATGCCGCTGCGGTGAGCTCGCGCGGCGAGTACCTTTTCCCTGTGGCCGATGGCATCAGCGCTCCGGTGGCTGACGGAGCGGGTGGGGATCCGGTGTCGGCCCATGTGAGTTCCTACGAGCTGTATACAGCGCCCTTCGGTTCCTCGGCCGACAAGGTGCTCGGATCCTTGGAGCGTCACCCTTATGTGGGAGGTGGTTTCATCTGGAGCGGTTGGGATTACTTGGGTGAGCCGACCCCATACTACTCGGCCCGCAGTTCCTACTTCGGCGTGATCGATCTCGCCGGATTCAAGAAGGATCGCTTCTACCTCTACCAGGCCCATTGGCGTCCAGACTATCCGATGGCCCACATCCTGCCGCATTGGAATTGGGAAGGACGCGAGGGAGAGGTGACGCCGGTTCACGTATTCACATCTGGAGACGAAGCTGAGCTTTTCCTCAACGGAAAATCCCTTGGTCGGAAGGTGAAGGGTGAATTTGAATACAGGCTTCGTTGGGATGAGCTCGCTTACGAGCCCGGAATACTCGAAGTGGTCGCCTACAAGGAGGGAAAGCAGTGGGCCCGCGCTGCGGTGGAGACGACCGGCGCCGCAAGCGCTTTGGAATTGAAGGCGGATCGAGCGAAGATCAAGGCGGACGGCAAGGACCTATCCTTTGTCACTGTAAGGATCCTCGACGATGCGGGTCGCTTCGTACGCAACGCGAAGACTCCTTTGACTTTCGAACTGGATGGACCTGGCGAGATCGTGGCGACCGATAACGGCGACCCAACCAGTCTAGTATCTTTCAAGTCGCTTGAGAGAGAGGCCTTCAATGGCTTGTGCTTAGTCATCGTAAAGGGGAAGCCGGGGGAGGCGGGCGACTTGACCTTGAGGGTTTCCGGCAACGGAGTTGCTTCTGCGATGGCTTCGATTGTGACCACTAAGTGA
- a CDS encoding sensor histidine kinase: MRPVLPQFKARTALPSSTKRLRGKALHQLFAGAALAALLFLFPLSLHASIEIGFPFNRSYSLEEVGVSRGVQLGFDPIGRLAAIDRNKYVVLNDSTWINLLEADQVSRSYTSSTVDRSGTIYYGSLSSWGTLQPGSNGLLKRVSVRPENAPRWVNSTSFSHLMTFREGIFFAGINGLVYWERISGSQRFIEAPDLVQLFQLGSKPYLSSHSLGICEIDIETETLRPIDLGLSARTTFLDAVDIGEGYAAVSTTDHELALFDGQKLLHWPNELGSQQSTQISNLLRLPDGDLAVAIDNRGLFILTPAGECKQAFTTPEYHLINHLAAREAGVLWVVTESEIQKILYSDPVTLVDQRSGVTVSWPQLIEHKDDSPLIVSHGALYAIDSGNHGLSPRFRRLPNLPDSGVLAAIHLADQLLVGNREGVYRKTYDGFEKVLANIEVNRLLEIGPDRCLAIGRAKIAALEWNGSRWIEAAPSVPGVGFPYICIATDYAAWIELGNDRSARVTLVDGSIQAQVFESYPWSEPSWVHIGVVDGIVVLVGDGDGHRFYDDSRAAFTESPELEQLIAEAPTPIFRPIQDASGTIWAAHDYGIYAIEKRNGRYHFDSDSYRTIRAHVPILQRTGTHDIWVTNGSTLFHVTQRRASRTPPPHQPLLVSITDTQTNKILYSVFGSVPTPDSFPFSLNDLEFQFFGGSYSSASSLFYEFELASGATNWTIRSTESTLELSNLSEDTYRLSAQLSDSARRPISEPLLANFVIIPPWFRTRLAYACYWAISAVAILSLALIVATRSKRRHAYLETLVNERTEELRSTLEKLNEKERKAAILSERNRLASEIHDSVQQGLSGLALQLEATLKLPELVKSVRSRLDVAKNMVSFTRHEVQQAIWGLESPLLENSDLASALQKMVELLHSGSPSIEFHSSGVRRKLAPSTQHHLLRIAQEAVTNAIKHAHCQQIIMQLVFDDETVSLQVRDDGVGFQPDEVLTHRIGHFGMRGMKGRAAKVKGRLQILSEPGQGSEVRITCPLSET; encoded by the coding sequence ATGCGCCCAGTTCTTCCGCAGTTCAAAGCAAGGACCGCTCTCCCCAGCAGCACGAAAAGACTTCGCGGAAAGGCTCTTCACCAGCTCTTCGCGGGCGCCGCTCTCGCAGCCCTCCTATTCCTGTTTCCGCTTTCCCTGCACGCTTCCATCGAAATCGGTTTCCCCTTCAACCGATCCTACTCCCTCGAAGAGGTCGGCGTATCCCGCGGCGTTCAACTCGGCTTCGATCCAATCGGGCGGCTCGCCGCCATCGACCGCAACAAGTACGTCGTGCTCAACGACTCCACCTGGATAAACCTCCTCGAAGCGGACCAGGTATCGAGGAGCTACACCAGTTCCACCGTCGATCGTAGCGGCACCATCTACTACGGCAGCCTTTCCTCCTGGGGAACCCTGCAACCGGGTTCCAACGGTCTGCTAAAGCGCGTCTCGGTTCGTCCGGAAAACGCTCCTCGCTGGGTCAACTCCACCTCCTTCTCCCACCTCATGACCTTCCGGGAAGGCATCTTCTTCGCAGGCATAAACGGACTCGTATACTGGGAGCGGATCTCCGGCAGCCAGCGCTTCATCGAAGCCCCCGATCTCGTGCAGCTCTTCCAACTTGGATCGAAGCCCTACCTTTCCTCCCACAGCCTCGGCATTTGCGAGATCGATATCGAAACCGAAACCCTGCGCCCCATCGACCTCGGGCTCTCCGCCCGCACCACTTTCCTAGACGCCGTTGACATCGGAGAGGGATATGCAGCCGTCTCCACCACCGACCACGAACTCGCCCTCTTCGACGGCCAAAAACTCCTCCATTGGCCCAACGAGCTCGGCTCCCAGCAATCCACCCAGATCTCCAACCTGCTGCGCCTGCCGGACGGCGACCTCGCCGTCGCCATCGACAATCGCGGACTCTTCATCCTGACTCCCGCTGGCGAATGCAAGCAGGCCTTCACCACCCCAGAATACCACCTAATCAACCACCTTGCCGCCCGCGAAGCAGGCGTGCTCTGGGTCGTTACCGAAAGCGAAATCCAAAAGATCCTCTACAGCGACCCCGTCACCCTAGTCGACCAACGTTCAGGCGTCACCGTCAGCTGGCCGCAACTGATCGAGCATAAGGACGATAGCCCGCTCATCGTTTCCCACGGAGCGCTCTACGCAATCGACTCCGGAAACCACGGACTCTCGCCCCGCTTTCGACGTCTCCCAAATCTGCCCGATTCCGGCGTCCTCGCCGCAATCCATCTCGCCGACCAATTACTCGTAGGAAATCGAGAAGGGGTATATCGAAAAACCTATGACGGATTCGAAAAGGTGCTGGCCAACATCGAAGTGAACCGCCTCCTGGAGATCGGCCCGGACCGCTGCCTCGCAATCGGCCGCGCCAAAATCGCCGCCCTCGAATGGAACGGCAGCCGCTGGATCGAGGCCGCTCCCAGCGTCCCCGGAGTCGGCTTCCCCTATATCTGCATCGCCACCGACTACGCCGCATGGATCGAGCTCGGAAACGATCGCAGCGCCCGCGTCACCCTCGTCGACGGCAGCATCCAGGCTCAAGTCTTCGAAAGCTATCCTTGGAGCGAACCCTCATGGGTACACATCGGAGTCGTCGACGGTATCGTCGTGCTCGTAGGCGACGGAGACGGACACCGTTTCTACGACGACAGTCGAGCCGCCTTCACCGAAAGTCCAGAGCTCGAGCAATTGATCGCCGAAGCCCCCACTCCCATCTTTCGTCCCATCCAAGACGCCAGCGGCACCATCTGGGCCGCCCACGACTACGGGATCTACGCCATCGAAAAAAGGAACGGACGCTACCATTTCGACAGCGATTCCTACCGCACCATCCGGGCCCACGTACCGATCCTGCAACGCACCGGCACCCACGACATCTGGGTCACAAACGGCTCCACCCTTTTTCACGTCACCCAGCGACGCGCCTCCCGTACGCCACCGCCGCACCAGCCCTTGCTCGTATCCATCACCGACACCCAAACCAATAAGATCCTGTATTCAGTTTTTGGATCCGTACCGACCCCCGATAGCTTCCCCTTTTCGCTCAACGACTTGGAGTTCCAGTTTTTCGGTGGCAGCTACTCCTCCGCCAGTTCGCTCTTCTACGAATTCGAGCTGGCCAGCGGAGCCACCAACTGGACCATCCGCAGCACCGAATCCACCCTCGAGCTCTCCAACCTCAGCGAAGACACCTACCGCCTCTCCGCCCAACTCTCCGACTCTGCCCGGCGCCCAATCAGCGAACCGCTCCTCGCAAACTTCGTGATCATCCCGCCCTGGTTTCGCACCCGTCTCGCCTACGCCTGCTATTGGGCAATCTCAGCCGTCGCCATCCTCTCCCTCGCCCTCATCGTCGCTACCCGCAGCAAACGCCGGCACGCTTACCTAGAAACCCTGGTGAACGAACGCACCGAGGAACTCCGCAGCACCCTCGAGAAGCTCAACGAAAAGGAACGCAAGGCCGCCATCCTCTCCGAACGCAACCGCCTCGCCAGCGAGATCCACGACAGCGTGCAACAGGGGCTCAGCGGACTCGCCCTCCAGCTCGAAGCGACCCTCAAGCTCCCCGAACTCGTCAAGTCCGTGCGCTCCCGGCTCGACGTAGCCAAAAACATGGTCTCCTTCACCCGCCACGAAGTCCAGCAAGCCATCTGGGGCCTAGAGTCCCCTCTGCTCGAAAACTCCGACCTCGCCAGCGCTCTGCAAAAGATGGTCGAACTCCTCCACTCCGGCTCCCCAAGCATCGAATTCCACAGCTCCGGCGTACGACGGAAGCTCGCCCCCAGCACCCAGCACCACCTCCTGCGCATCGCCCAAGAAGCCGTCACCAACGCCATCAAACACGCCCACTGCCAGCAAATCATCATGCAGCTGGTTTTCGACGATGAGACCGTAAGCCTGCAAGTCCGCGACGACGGCGTCGGCTTCCAACCCGACGAGGTACTCACCCACCGCATCGGCCACTTCGGCATGCGCGGCATGAAAGGTCGGGCCGCTAAAGTCAAAGGTCGCCTCCAGATCCTAAGCGAGCCGGGCCAAGGCTCCGAAGTCCGCATCACCTGCCCCCTCTCCGAAACATGA
- a CDS encoding response regulator, protein MKTQKKTKIRILLVDDHIVLRMGLVTATNGEPDMEIVGEAENGAEALEAFRETNPDVVVLDLRMPEMNGFETIRLIKKESPSARILVFSNYADGDEVLQAFREGTLGFVVKEMPLEQLLDGIRKVNKGEQFMPPEISARLSSCVISQLSPRELEVLSLVARGLSNKEIANELHLVEGTVKVHITNILSKLGVSDRTQAILAAVKRGIISID, encoded by the coding sequence ATGAAAACCCAGAAAAAAACCAAGATCCGCATCCTTCTCGTAGACGACCACATCGTCCTTCGCATGGGACTCGTTACCGCTACCAACGGCGAGCCCGACATGGAAATCGTCGGCGAAGCCGAGAACGGAGCCGAAGCCCTGGAAGCCTTTCGCGAGACCAACCCCGATGTAGTGGTTCTAGACCTACGCATGCCGGAGATGAACGGCTTCGAAACCATTCGCCTCATCAAGAAGGAATCCCCCAGCGCCCGTATCCTCGTCTTCAGCAACTACGCCGACGGCGACGAAGTCCTACAGGCCTTTCGCGAAGGCACTCTCGGTTTCGTCGTCAAGGAAATGCCGCTCGAGCAACTTCTCGACGGTATCCGAAAAGTGAATAAGGGCGAACAATTCATGCCGCCCGAAATTTCCGCTCGCCTGAGCAGCTGCGTCATTTCCCAGCTTTCCCCACGCGAGCTGGAAGTCCTCTCCCTCGTGGCCCGCGGTCTCAGCAACAAGGAAATCGCCAACGAGCTCCACCTCGTGGAGGGCACCGTAAAGGTTCATATCACGAACATTCTTTCAAAGCTGGGCGTCTCCGATCGCACCCAAGCGATCCTCGCCGCGGTCAAGCGCGGTATCATCAGCATCGACTGA